A section of the Pseudomonas sp. Q1-7 genome encodes:
- a CDS encoding aminotransferase-like domain-containing protein encodes MAFSERIARLKSSLIREILAAAQRPEVMSFAGGLPAEPMLPKVDWEAMPASMGQYGMSEGEPALREAIAAEARALGVPCEASQVLIVSGSQQTLDLASKLFIDPGTEVLLEAPTYLAALQAFQLFGANCIAVPQEADGPEIAALRQRLEQHKPAFAYFIPTFQNPSGTRYSEAKRDAVAALLDEFGVTLIEDEPYRELVFDEGSATPIVSRLKKTSWIYTGTVSKTLLPGLRVGFLIATPDLYPHLLRLKQSADLHTNRIGQWQALQWFGTEQYRQHLAELRDFYRVRRDAMQAELEEHFGELATWEIPQGGLFFWLTLKHKLDTRTLLKPALEQNVAFMPGEPFFIDPDQHPGHLRLNFSHVAPERLGEGLKRLAGVVRQAQAAEAA; translated from the coding sequence ATGGCCTTCTCCGAACGCATCGCCCGCCTGAAAAGCTCCCTCATCCGCGAAATCCTTGCCGCCGCCCAGCGTCCGGAAGTGATGTCCTTCGCCGGTGGCCTGCCGGCCGAGCCGATGCTGCCGAAGGTGGATTGGGAGGCGATGCCGGCCAGCATGGGCCAGTACGGCATGAGCGAGGGCGAGCCGGCCCTGCGTGAGGCCATCGCCGCCGAAGCGCGTGCCCTGGGCGTTCCCTGCGAGGCGAGCCAGGTGCTGATCGTCAGCGGCTCCCAGCAGACCCTGGACCTGGCCTCCAAGCTGTTCATCGACCCGGGCACCGAAGTGCTGCTGGAAGCGCCTACCTACCTGGCGGCCCTGCAGGCCTTCCAGCTGTTCGGTGCCAACTGCATCGCCGTCCCCCAGGAAGCCGACGGTCCGGAGATCGCCGCCTTGCGCCAGCGCCTGGAGCAGCACAAGCCGGCCTTCGCGTATTTCATCCCGACTTTCCAGAATCCGTCCGGCACCCGCTATAGCGAGGCCAAGCGCGACGCGGTCGCGGCCCTGCTGGACGAGTTCGGCGTGACCCTGATCGAAGACGAACCCTACCGCGAACTGGTGTTCGACGAAGGCAGCGCCACGCCCATCGTCAGCCGTCTGAAAAAGACCAGCTGGATCTATACCGGCACGGTGTCCAAGACCCTGCTGCCGGGCCTGCGCGTGGGCTTCCTGATCGCCACCCCGGACCTCTACCCGCACCTGCTGCGCCTGAAGCAGTCGGCCGACCTGCACACCAACCGCATCGGCCAGTGGCAGGCGCTGCAATGGTTCGGTACCGAGCAGTACCGCCAGCACCTGGCCGAACTGCGCGACTTCTACCGAGTACGCCGCGACGCCATGCAGGCGGAACTGGAGGAACACTTCGGCGAGCTGGCCACTTGGGAAATCCCCCAGGGCGGGCTGTTCTTCTGGCTGACCCTGAAGCACAAACTGGACACCCGCACCCTGCTGAAGCCGGCGCTGGAACAGAACGTCGCCTTCATGCCGGGCGAACCTTTCTTCATCGACCCGGACCAGCATCCCGGCCACTTGCGCCTGAACTTCAGCCATGTGGCCCCGGAACGTCTCGGTGAAGGTCTGAAGCGGCTGGCCGGCGTCGTCCGCCAGGCGCAGGCGGCCGAGGCCGCCTGA
- a CDS encoding MarR family winged helix-turn-helix transcriptional regulator: MLDLKNPVIQQAAMEAFFFGYQAFTSKPDEILARRGLSRVHHRILFFIAKYPGLSVKELLGYLGVTKQALNTPLRQLIEMKLVESVAAADDKRKRLLGFTREGAKLEQALRREQARLLKRAFGEAGEDAVHGWLQVNQALCKARQNEASEA, encoded by the coding sequence ATGCTTGACCTGAAAAACCCCGTCATTCAACAAGCCGCCATGGAAGCCTTCTTCTTTGGCTACCAGGCCTTCACCAGCAAGCCGGACGAAATCCTCGCCCGCCGCGGCCTGTCGCGGGTGCACCACCGCATCCTGTTCTTCATCGCCAAATACCCGGGCCTCAGCGTCAAGGAACTGCTGGGCTACCTGGGGGTGACCAAGCAGGCGCTGAACACCCCGCTGCGCCAGTTGATCGAGATGAAACTGGTGGAAAGCGTGGCGGCCGCCGACGACAAGCGCAAACGCCTGCTGGGGTTCACCCGCGAAGGGGCGAAACTGGAACAGGCCCTGCGCCGCGAACAGGCCCGCCTGCTGAAACGCGCCTTCGGCGAGGCGGGGGAAGACGCGGTGCACGGCTGGCTGCAGGTCAACCAGGCGCTGTGCAAGGCGCGCCAGAACGAAGCTTCGGAGGCCTAG
- a CDS encoding glutathione S-transferase family protein encodes MYKVYGDYKSGNCYKVKLILNLLGLPYQWVPVDILKGETQDPEFLEMNPNGKIPVLELEDGTTLWESNAILNFLAEGSDLLPSEPRLRTQVLQWQFFEQYSHEPYVAVARFIQLYQGMPDDRLEEYKVCQARGHKALKVMEKQLQRTPYLVGEQFSIADIALYAYTHVAHEGGFDLSGYPAILAWLDRVASHPRHVTMLG; translated from the coding sequence ATGTACAAGGTTTACGGCGATTACAAGTCCGGCAACTGCTACAAGGTCAAGCTGATCCTCAATCTGCTCGGCCTGCCGTACCAATGGGTACCGGTGGACATCCTCAAGGGCGAGACCCAGGACCCCGAGTTCCTGGAGATGAATCCCAACGGCAAGATTCCCGTGCTGGAACTGGAAGACGGCACCACCCTCTGGGAATCCAATGCCATCCTCAACTTCCTCGCCGAAGGCAGCGACCTGCTGCCTTCCGAGCCGCGCCTGCGCACCCAGGTGCTGCAGTGGCAGTTCTTCGAGCAGTACAGTCATGAGCCTTATGTGGCGGTGGCGCGCTTCATCCAGCTCTACCAAGGCATGCCGGACGACCGTCTGGAGGAGTACAAGGTCTGTCAGGCGCGCGGGCACAAGGCGCTGAAAGTGATGGAGAAGCAGCTGCAGCGCACGCCGTATCTGGTGGGTGAGCAGTTTTCCATCGCCGATATCGCCCTCTACGCCTACACCCACGTGGCCCATGAAGGCGGCTTCGACCTGTCCGGCTACCCGGCGATCCTCGCCTGGCTGGACCGCGTGGCCAGCCATCCGCGGCATGTGACCATGCTGGGGTGA